In the genome of Lycium ferocissimum isolate CSIRO_LF1 unplaced genomic scaffold, AGI_CSIRO_Lferr_CH_V1 ctg26732, whole genome shotgun sequence, one region contains:
- the LOC132043646 gene encoding nuclear matrix constituent protein 1-like, producing the protein MVERLWEEATFEREKIEEMLIGINVKEKELNKIQKWIYPETHTIELKDQELDKKKMEEFQVKEDALELKDQELAEKMEAFQVNEQNLQTMQKDLEVKEMGLESVKKELAIKESKLDNGRKELRESKLDNAKKELRMNENKLDSVKKELKDNENKLVSVKKISLLRKALVVEENRLDGVEKVLRVKEGILEMLREKEKKLDYVKRDLNENENKSESMKKDLLC; encoded by the exons ATGGTGGAAAGGCTTTGGGAAGAGGCTACATTTGAGAGGGAAAAAATAGAGGAAATGTTAATCGGTATTAATGTGAAAGAAAAGGAGTTGAATAAGATTCAGAAATGGATTTATCCAGAAACACATACCATTGAGTTGAAAGATCAAGAACTGGATAAAAAAAAGATGGAAGAATTTCAAGTAAAGGAAGATGCCCTTGAGTTGAAAGATCAAGAATTGGCAGAAAAGATGGAGGCTTTTCAAGTAAATGAACAGAATTTGCAGACTATGCAGAAGGACCTTGAAGTTAAGGAAATGGGATTGGAATCTGTAAAGAAAGAGCTTGCTATAAAGGAGAGTAAGTTGGATAATGGAAGGAAAGAATTAAGG GAAAGTAAGTTGGATAATGCAAAGAAGGAACTAAGGATGAATGAGAATAAGTTGGATTCTGTGAAAAAAGAACTAAAGGACAATGAAAATAAGTTGGTATCTGTGAAGAAGATCTCGCTGTTGAGGAAA GCACTTGTTGTTGAGGAAAATAGGCTGGATGGTGTGGAGAAAGTGTTGAGAGTGAAAGAAGGTATCTTAGAGATGCttagagaaaaggaaaagaaattggaTTATGTGAAAAGGGATTTAAAcgagaatgaaaataagtcggAGTCTATGAAGAAGGATCTCCTTTGTTGA